The nucleotide sequence CAAATTCAGCAAATTTCAGAAGAACTTCAATATTTTCAGAATTTAGAGAAACGTAAGCATTCCATTTTAGAAGCGATCGAAAATCAGGATGCGCTTAACGATCAGTTGAAATCGAAAATTGAAAACGCTGAAAATCTCACTGTTTTAGAAGATTTATATCTTCCGTTTAAGAAAAAACGAAAAACAAAAGCAGATACTGCCAGAGAGAACGGTTTAGAGCCATTGGCTAAAATGATAATGGCTCAAAACTCGCCAGATATCCATGCGGCAGCATCGAAATTCGTAAAAAGTAAAGTAAATTCTAAGGATGAAGCGCTAGAAGGCGCTAAACATATTATTGCGGAATGGATTAACGAAAATCAATTTATTAGAAAGCGAATTCGACAATTATATTCTAGAAAAGCTGAAATAGTTTCGAAAGTTGTAAAAGCAAAAGCTACGGAAGATGCTTCACAAAAATTTCAGCAGTATTTTGATTGGCAGGAGCCTTTAAAAAGAATTCCGTCGCATCGATTTTTAGCTATTTTTCGTGCTGATAAAGAAGGAATTCTAAAGCTAAAAATTGAGGTTGAAAAAGCTGAAGCTTTACGTATAATTACTGAATCTCTCATTAAAAACAGAAATTCGCAATCTGCAGATTTAATAGAAGCAGCTGCAAGCGATGCGTTTTCCAGACTGCTAAAACCTTCTTTTTTTACTGAATTTTTAAATGAAACAAAATTAAAAGCAGATGAAGAAGCTATAAAAGTTTTTTCATTGAATTTGGAGCAATTGCTTTTGGCACCACCACTGGGAGAAAAACGAATTTTAGCGATCGATCCCGGATTTAAATCGGGTTGTAAAGTTGTTTGCCTAGATAAAAGTGGAAAGTTAGTGCATAATGAGAATATTTATCCGCATCCGCCACAACGGGAGCAAAGTGCGGCTGCAAAGAAAATTGAATCGCTAGTTAAAACGTATAATATTGAAGCTATTTCTATTGGAAATGGGACTGCAAGCCGAGAAACAGAGCAGTTTGTAAAATCGATTACATTTGATCATGAAGTAGCGGTTTATGTGGTGAACGAAGCTGGAGCCTCGGTATATTCAGCTTCGAAAGTGGCGCGAGACGAATTTCCTAATTACGATATTACTGTTCGCGGAGCGGTTTCTATCGGCAGGAGACTTAGCGATCCTTTGGCAGAATTGGTCAAAATCGATCCAAAATCTATTGGAGTAGGGCAGTACCAGCACGAAGTCGATCAAAATTTACTGAAGCAACGATTGGATACCACCGTAATGAGTACGGTAAATAAAATAGGAATCAATTTAAACACAGCGAGTAAAGAATTGCTTTCTTATGTAAGTGGTTTAGGGCCATCTTTAGCGGATAATATCATAAAAGCAAGAAGCGAAAATGGAGCATTTGCATCTAGAAAAGAGTTACTGAAAGTGCCAAGGTTGGGAGCCAAAGCCTTTGAACAATCAGCTGGATTTCTTAGAATAAAAAATCCCAAAAATCCACTTGATAATTCTTCAGTGCATCCAGAAAGTTATGCCATTGTAAAAAAGATGGCTAAAGATCTTTCTGTAGACATTTCAGCTTTAGTAGGGAATAAAAAGAAACTTCAGGAAATAAAACTTGAAAATTATATTACTGAAAGTACTGGTTTACCCACGTTAAAAGATATTATTGCTGAATTAGAAAAACCGGGCGTAGATCCACGAGAAAAAATTAGTGCATTTGCTTTTGATGAAAGTATTCGCGAAATCACCGATTTAAAACCCGGAATGAAATTAGCCGGATTAGTCAATAATATCACCAATTTTGGATGTTTTGTGGATATAGGATTGAAGCAAAGCGGACTCGTTCATATCTCGAAATTATCGAATACTTATGTAAGTGACGTTACTCAAATAGTACGCTTAAATCAAGAAGTTGAAGTTACTGTTTTGGATGTAGATTTAGATCGAAAAAGGATTCAGCTTTCTATGGTAGATTAAAACAGAAACTCCCGGTTTTTCCGGGAGTTTTATGTTATTCAATAATTAATGATCTCTTCGTTTAAATTCGCTACGATTGTAAAAATCGTCTTCAGCTCTTAATCTTTTTCGTTCTCTAGATTCAATCTCCTCTTCAGAAAGAAAATGTTTTTCTCGGTTCCAACTGGTATCATCATCGTACGTTTTTTCCGGACGAATACCTTCTTTAGAAGTTGGCATAGCCGGAATAGTCGAGTCGCTGTTTCGATAATCGTTCGCTGTAGAATTCGCTCTTAATTGCGCTCTTTCTCTTTCCATGCGCTCTTCCTTAGTTTCAGCGTTTTCGCGATCATGCAGCGTTTCAGATTTGTAATGTAGATTCGCTTTTTCTTCCGCTATGCGCTCTTCCGTAGTATTTGAGGCATGTGCACTTTTTCTTGCGCTATATTCATCAACTACATATTCATCATCAGTCAATTTTGCTTTTTTACCTTGTATTTCATTAGGAGTATAATTTCTATTGTATGATGAAATTATATTCTTTTCGTAGTCTCTCGAAATTGGATCTCCCGTACGATATCTTTTGGTTTCAGCAAAAATCTTATGATCTAGAGAATCGGTATGAATAAATTTTTCTTCTACATTAATATCTATCAATCCTATCGGTATGATGATATGATTTTCACCTTCTTTATTAATAAATTCTCTAAATCCAGAATTGTTATCTGGTGAGTAAGGATCATGGTTTTTATCGATTATTAATTGGTTCACTTCAACATCAACATAAACCACTCTGTCGAGCTCTTTGTTCACGATAAGATTATCCACCTTACCTATGCTCATATAATCACGATCTTTAACTTCCCACTTACGGATGTCTGGATCTTTGCTTGATATTTTATAATCTCCAAGTTCGTTTAGATAATATAAATGCTTCTCTTTTGTTTTCATGACTTAAAAGTTTAGTGTGTTTAAATAGAATTAAACCTCAAAAATTAGGGTGTACGATGCATTTGCTGAAGTTTGGATTTGTCCAATTTCTTCCATTTCTGTCGTGCTTTCGTCATCATCTGCTGGAGTACTTCCGTAGAAATATAAAAATGCCAGTACTGCAACTATAATGATAATGATAACCCAAGGCCAAATTTTCTTTTTCTTTTCAATCTTTATCTCTGCCATTGGTTTTGATTTATTGATTAATTAGAACTAAGGTAGAGTTGAAAATTGCCAATTAAACTTAAGTAAAAAGCAAACTATTGTTAATTAACTAAGTCTATGGATTTGAGCGAAATATGATTTATCATGAATGCTTTTGGAATTTATTAATGCTGAATTTGAAGGGCACTATTAAGTGATATTCTGAAAACAATTCAGGTTTTTAGTATTTCTATAGGAAGAAATATATAGGAATTTGGCGAATATTGATTAACTATCAAGTTACCTTAAACGAAAAAAGGTTCCACCTTTCGATGAAACCTTTTTAAGAATAAACTCTTTTTCTATCTAAATGTTCCGGAAGGAAATACCACAACACTCTCGTGTCCGTTTTCACCTACTGCAGAAACTCCAAAGAAAAAATTATCGATCACAACTCCTTCTAAGGTGAAATTAGTTGTGTCTTTTCCTACAAATCTGGAGTGCTGCCATTGCGGAGCCGTAGTGTCTCTCCAATATATTTTATAACCTGCGATGTTACCTTTTACAGCTTCCCATTTAAGTTTTGTATCGGCTTCTACAATTCCGCCAATCTCTACATTTTCAGGAGCGGGTGGTGCCCAAGCAAGACTTGCTAAATTAATCGCGTTAACAGCAGTTAGTTTTTTAGCGTAATCGAAATTAACACCTTCAATGACATCGCCATATTCGATACCATTTTCTGTTCTTATATCTTGATGCTGGCGATTATAGTTCTCGTGCGCTTCCATAATTCTAACTCCGGCAAAACCAAGATCGTTAAAAGGTCGATGATGGCCACCACGCCCAAATCTATCAAGCCTGTAAATCATCATAGGATTCATCTCTGGCATATAAGTTTTCGTGTTTTTATGAATGTATCTGGCGAGCTGTCTGGAAATTCCATCTACTTCGCCACCATAAAATCGTCGCATTTTTCGCTCATTTTCAGTTTCTGTAGGAGGAACAGGTTCAGAAAAAATCCTGAAATCACGATTGCTAATCACACCATCTACACCTTCAATATTACCAATCATATCATTATTCAATATCCCGATAATATCCCATTCATTCTTTTTAGCATATTCGGCCAAGCCTTTACCACCAAAAAGTCCTTGCTCTTCACCACTAAGACCAACATAAACAATGCTGTTTTCAAATTTATATTTAGACAGAACACGAGCAGATTCCATTGTGCCGGCCATTCCACTCGCATTATCATTAGCTCCCGGTGCGTCTATTTTATAATCCATAGTATTGCTGGCACGAGAATCGATATCACCACTCATTATGATGTAGCGGTTTGGATATTTAGTTCCTTTTTGAATGGCTACAACATTTACTATCCAGGCATCTTTTGGTATTCTTCTTCCGTCTTCTTTTTTTACAAAATCTTTTTGATAGAAAACATTCATACAGTTGCAACCTGAGGCGATATTATCGAATTCAGATTTAATCCAACGTCGAGCAGCACCAATTCCGCGTGTGTTAGAAACTGTATCGCTAAAAGTATTTCGAGTACCAAAGCCGACTAACTTTCGGATATCAGATTCTATACTATCTGCTGAAATTTCATTGATTATATTATAAATCTTTTGATCGGTTTCTTGAGAATATGCGGGTTTCAGAGAAAACAAGCTAATTAATAGTAGAGAAGCAGTAGATATTTTTTTTATCATAAGTTAAGCTGATTTAGGTTAGTAATTTAATCAAACTTTACTTTTACATGCAAATACATTGGGTGTTTTAACTGAATATGAAAGCTTGAAGTGATAATATAGGTTTTAGTGTCGCTGCGACGAATCTCATTCATTATAAAATGAAAAATCATTAAAGCTTTTTTATGAATTGCAGATAAGATAATTCAAAAAAATCTAGATCGATTTTCACTAAATTCAGCAATATTTTTTAGAAAAATCATTTAAATCTTTTTATAGATATTTTTGCCTTAATTCATCAAATATTAAGCATAAAAAAGCCTCGAAAATATCGAGGCTTTAATAATATTATTTTGAAACTGAAATTTAGCTCGCTTTCATCTCGTGGATTTCAGCTTTAGCTTCATTTATTTTTTCTTCAGACTTAGAATTGGTAAGATTAGCTTTTGTTTTAGCTTTAAGAGCATCAATTTTGTGGTTTACAGAATCTGAAAAGTCTGTTACTCTACCTCTTGCATCTTTATAATAGTTGTCGCTAGTTGTAGCAATTGATTTTCTTGTATCCTTACCCTTTTTAGGAGCAAATAATAAACCTGCTGCAATTCCGGCTGCAGCTCCAGATAATAATCCTATTAAAATTTTTCCTCCTGATCTCATAGTTTCGTATTTATTGGTTCGTAAATTAATGTGGTGTAAAATTACTTAGAAACAGCCTCGTAGCCTCGCTTAACGAGTTAATCTTGACATAAACTTTATTAAGATTTGTCAATAATTTTAACATTTATTCTAAGAATGACCTCAAAATTTCTCTAACTCTCTTTGTATCGTTTACGTAATAATTGGCACTAGTCTTTTTTATACCCACTTTTACGGTATAAGATTTCCGTGGTAATTCTTCGAACATGTATTCATCGGTCCAATCGTCTCCTATGGCAAAAATAAAGTCATAGTTGTCACCTACTAATTTTTTAGAGGAAGCTTTTCCCTTATTTACGCCACTACTTTTTATTTCTAGAACTTTGTTACCGGCCAAAACACTTAACCCCCGATTTGAAACCAGTCCTTTTAATGTATTAGATAGTTCGTTTGCTCTAAGATCACCAAGTTCTGGATCTGCTTTTCTATAATGCCATGCTAAGGAGTAATTTTTTTCTTCTAAAAATGTTCCTGGGGTACGATCAACAAAACTTTCGATTACCGGTCTAACCGCATCCATCCACTCGTTTTTTACATTTTCAGATAATTCCCATTCACAATTTTTTTGGCGCATCCATGCTCCATGTTCAGAAATTAGCTCTATAGATGTTCCTTGCCACCAATCTCCAAGTGTTTCTTTATCTCTACCACTTATAATCACAACATCAGTTTTCTCCTGAGCGTTAAGCTGAGTTACCAAATCGATAAGTTCTTTATCTGGACGGGCATCTTCGGGTTTGTCTTTAAAATCAACCAAAGTACCATCATAGTCTAAGAATAGTATTCTTTTTTCTGAAGTTTTATAATCTTCAACTAATTGATCGGCAATTTTTGGAGTGATACGGATAGATTCAAAAGATTTGCGGTTATCTTCAGTATGTTCTAAAGCGCTCATAAAGTCTTTAGCCCATTTTTCAACATTATATCTTTTTAATCTTTTCTGAAGTGTTTTGTTTCTTTCGATCTGCTCATCTTTTGGCATTTCGATAGCCTGTTTTAAGGTCATAGCGATTTGCTCAAAATTATTCGGGTTAATGATTAACGCTTCGTTCATCTCGTGGGCAGCTCCTGCCATCTCACTTAAAATAAGAACACCGGTGTGATCTGTTCTTGTAGCGATATATTCTTTGGCTACCAGATTCATCCCGTCTCTAATAGGGGTAAGTAGTGCAATATCACAAGATGTGTATAAATCAATTAAATTATCAAATGGCATCGAACGATAGAAATACCAGATGGGTGTCCAGCTTACCGTAGAAAACTTACCATTAATACGACCAACTAGTTCATCTATCTCACGTTTTAATCTTTGATATTGTGGTACGTTTGATCTTGAAGGCACAGCTAACATTACCAATCGTACTTTTTCTATAAATTCTGGATATTTATCTAGAAAATATTCGAATGCTCTAATTCGATTTGCAATACCTTTGGTATAATCCAGTCGGTCAATACTTAAAATTAGTTTGGCATCTGGTGTAGCGTCTAAGTGTAGATCTAATCTTCGTTGTAATTCTGATTGTTCGTCTTCGGTTCCGCGGAAATGATTAAGTGCAGCATCTTCAAATTTCTTATAATCGATACCCATCGGGAAAGAGTCAACTTTTACAATACGCTCTGGCAATGTAACCTCATTGAAGTCCACCTGGTGACGTAAAATTCTGGTAACCGAACTTAAAAAATGTCTTTCGTAATCGTAGGTGTGAAATCCTATTAAATCTGCACCAAGCATCCCTTCTAATACAGATTCACGCCAAGGTAAAGTTCTAAATACTTCGTAAGAAGGAAATGGTATATGATTAAAGAAGCCAATAATGGCTTCCGGTTGTTCATCTCTTATGAGTTTAGGTACTAGTAATAATTGGTAGTCATGAACCCAGACACGGTCACCTTCTTCATAATATTTAAGGACCTCTTTGGCGTATTTGATATTTACCTGTTTATAGATCTCCCAAGAAGAATGTTCTGCTTCGGTATATTCCATAAAATAATGGAAAAGAGGCCAAATGGTACGGTTACTAAAACCATAATAGAAACCATCGACTTCTTCTTCGCTTAGGTTTACTGCGACACATGCTTCAGCCTTTGCTTTTTCTTTCACTTCATCTTCTAAATGGTCTGGAATTTCTTCTTCAGTTAAACCACTCCAGCCAATCCAAATACTGTCGCCATCGCGATGGAAAGATTTCAATCCTGTTGCAAGGCCACCAACACTTGGAGTGACTTGAAGCTCGTCGTCATCTAAAGAAATTTTAAGGGGTAGACGGTTAGAAATAATAATAGTTTTACTCATAATTCTATGCTAAGACTGTTGTTGCCAATTTGATTTTTACTAAATTTCGGGAATTCATTTTAGAATACCATTCTTTTAAAAGAAATTTAAGATATATGGACAATTTAGATTACGGAATAATCGGAAATTGTAAGAGTTGCGCGCTTGTATCCAAAACGGGATCTATGGACTGGTGCTGTTTACCGGCATTTGATTCTGCTGCTGTTTTTGCCAAAATTCTCGACGAGAATAAAGGTGGTAGTTTTGAGTTTAAAGTTAGTGATGATTACAATATTTCGCAAGAATACCTTTGGGAAACAAACATCTTATCTACCGTTTTTGATAATGGAGAGGATGCTTTCCAATTAATAGATTTTATGCCGCGCTATCCAAGAGATGACGGTTCTTATTACTCCCCACCAGATGTTATTAGGTTTTTAAGATTACTTAAAGGGAAACCAAAATTTAAAGTACTCTATAATCCAAGATTGGATTTTGCCAGAGAAGAAACGTACAACGAAAATAAAGGAAACTATATAAAGAGTTATACCACAGAAGGTAAGTATGATTCTTTATTTTTTTATTCTAGCCTGGATCTAGAAGATATCTTACAACAGCGTGAAATAACGCTTACAGGTAACGCCTACTGTTTAATAGGTTACCATGAAAAATTAATTACACAATCATTAGATCGTTCGTATCTAAAATTTCAAAGAACTAAGACCTACTGGATGAACTGGAGTGAGAAAACCACCAGATATTCTCACTACAGTAATGAAATTATGCGTAGTGCTTTAGTATTGAAATTATTAAGCTACAAAAAATCTGGTGCTGTATTAGCAGCAGCAACCACCTCTTTACCTGAAACAATAGGAGAGGAGCGAAACTGGGATTACCGTTTTTGCTGGATTAGAGATGCCTCGATGGTAATTAAGGTAATGGCCGGTCTAGGTCACGTAAAATCTGCAAAAGACTTTTTACAGTTTATTATTGATATTATACCCGATAAGGATGAGAAAATCCAAATTATGTATGGTATTGATGGACAAAAAGAGCTTACTGAACATATCCTAGATCACTTAGATGGTTATAAAGGTTCTAGTCCTGTTAGAACTGGTAATGCCGCTTATATCCAAAAGCAAAATGATATCTACGGAATTTTGATGGAAGTTATCTATCAGCAATTCTTACAATTTGAAACTTCATTAGAGAATAGTGAGGAATTGTGGACAGTGGTTCGTGGAATTGTTATGATTGTTGAAGAAAACTGGCAAAAACCAGACAAGGGAATTTGGGAATTAAGAACTGAAGATCGTCATTTTGTATTTTCCAAACTACTTTGTTGGGTAGCGATAGATAGAGCAATTAAAATTGGTGAAGTGCTAAGAATGGGTATTAACGATACCCATTGGAAAGCCCTTAGAGCTGAAATTTATGACGATATCTACAATAACGGATGGAACGAAGAGAAACAAGCCTACACGCAATTCTATGGTTCTTCAGATTTAGATGCCAGTACTTTATTAATGGAATCTTACGGATTTATTGATGCAAAAGATCCAAGATTTGTGAGTACTGTACAAGCTACAGAGAAAGAATTGTGTAACGATGGTTTAATGTATCGTTACAAAAATAAAGATGATTTTGGATTACCATCATCATCATTTACTATTTGTACATTCTGGCTTATCAATAGTTTATATAAAATAGGAGAAGAGCAGAAAGCAAAAGCTATGTTCGAGCAGTTGCTTTCTTATAGCAATCATTTAGGATTGTTTAGTGAAGATATAGATTTTGAAACTAAAAGACTATTAGGAAATTTCCCTCAAGCATATTCGCATTTAGCTCTTATAGAAACGGCCGCTAATTTTAGTAAAGGTCATATTTCTGAAGAGAATGCTTTTAGTGGTTTTTAAATTGTAATTAGAAATTATACTGAAGGTGGTGGTGTTGTTTCAGCTGGATTCTGGTCTTGCTGGGGTAACACCACTCTTGTTTTAGGCAAACTGTGAGGATAATTTATACGAATAAAATCGATAATCTTTTCACGAATATAAACTCGAAGATCCCATGATGTAGGTGAGTCTTTGGCACTAAGCAATATTCTAATTTCAACTGATTTTTCAGTAGCATCTGTTACTTGTAAAACGTTTACTTTTCCATCCCATAAAGGAGTTCCTTCCAGTAATCGTGTTTGTTCTTCCCGTATCGCATCAAAAGAAACATCATAATCGGTATAAATAAATACAGTACCCATTAAATCAGCAGATTTTCTAGTCCAATTCTGAAACGTGTTTTCAATAAAATAAGTAGATGGAACCACCAATCTTCGTTTATCCCAAACCTTTACGACCACATAAGTAAGCGTAATTTCCTCGATCCAACCCCATTCGCCTTCAACGATAACGGCATCTTGAAGTCTAATTGGTTGTGTAATGGCTATTTGTATTCCAGCTAATAATGTAGCAATAGCCTTTTGCGCTGCTAAACCTACGATGATACCAGCAATACCAGCAGAGGTTAATAAACTAACTCCAACAGAGCGAATACTTTCAAAACTCATAAGCGTAATACCAATTGCCAGGATCACTAAAATGAAAATAATAATATTTTCAAGGATGGTAAATTGAGTATAAACTTTTCGGGCTTTTAGATTATCAACTTTAGATACATCATATTTACGAAGCATCCGCTCCTTAAAAACCTTTAAGCAAACGATCAAAAACCAGGTAATTGAAATAGTTAAAAGCGCGATTATTACATGTCTGGCAACGTATTCATATTCTTCGGAATTTGAGAAATCTGATATATTACCAATCCATAATAAAATTGCCAATAGGAAAAGCAAAAGAGGTATTCGTATTCGACGTGCAAAATTAACCGGCAGAATATTACGTGGATCCTTTCCGATTTTTTTTATGAGGTATGATGCTAAGTAGAAACTAATCATTAACCCAACAATACCGTATATTATATATTTCAAGCTATCGCGGGTTAGAGCGTTATCTTCAACAATAAGGGATATAATCATGTGGGGTGATTTATTTAAGTTTATTTATTTTTGTGGGGGAATTCCTGAATTCTAATTCTTGATGTTGCCAAATGTTCGCCATCTTCAAGATCTGCTATAAAACGAACCAAATCTTCTCTCAAACTACAATGCAAATCCCAGGTTGTGTAAGCATCTTTGGAACTGCAGAGGCATCTTATTTTTATAGCAGTTTCGGTTACTTCTGATACTTGTACCACCGGAGGTTTTTTCTCATCCCAATCGTCTGAAGCTTCCAGAAGCTCCTTGAATTTTTCCCTAATCTTGTTTACATCAATTCGATAATCAGCATACAAGGTAATTGGTCGAATCTGGTTGGCGGCGGTTATAGACCAATTTTCGAAAGTATTTGAAATTACATATTTTAACGGAACAACTATGCGTCTCCAATCCCATGTTCTAACGATCATATAGGTAAATCTAATGTCTTCTACATAGCCCCAATTATCTTCAATAATTACCGTATCTCCTATCCTAGCGGGTTTTGTAATCGCTATTTGAATTCCCGCAATTATATTTCCTAAGGTGCT is from Zunongwangia endophytica and encodes:
- a CDS encoding Tex family protein — encoded protein: MNLHQFITKKLGLPAKSIQNTVQLLQEDATVPFIARYRKEQTGNLDETQIQQISEELQYFQNLEKRKHSILEAIENQDALNDQLKSKIENAENLTVLEDLYLPFKKKRKTKADTARENGLEPLAKMIMAQNSPDIHAAASKFVKSKVNSKDEALEGAKHIIAEWINENQFIRKRIRQLYSRKAEIVSKVVKAKATEDASQKFQQYFDWQEPLKRIPSHRFLAIFRADKEGILKLKIEVEKAEALRIITESLIKNRNSQSADLIEAAASDAFSRLLKPSFFTEFLNETKLKADEEAIKVFSLNLEQLLLAPPLGEKRILAIDPGFKSGCKVVCLDKSGKLVHNENIYPHPPQREQSAAAKKIESLVKTYNIEAISIGNGTASRETEQFVKSITFDHEVAVYVVNEAGASVYSASKVARDEFPNYDITVRGAVSIGRRLSDPLAELVKIDPKSIGVGQYQHEVDQNLLKQRLDTTVMSTVNKIGINLNTASKELLSYVSGLGPSLADNIIKARSENGAFASRKELLKVPRLGAKAFEQSAGFLRIKNPKNPLDNSSVHPESYAIVKKMAKDLSVDISALVGNKKKLQEIKLENYITESTGLPTLKDIIAELEKPGVDPREKISAFAFDESIREITDLKPGMKLAGLVNNITNFGCFVDIGLKQSGLVHISKLSNTYVSDVTQIVRLNQEVEVTVLDVDLDRKRIQLSMVD
- a CDS encoding M28 family metallopeptidase, coding for MIKKISTASLLLISLFSLKPAYSQETDQKIYNIINEISADSIESDIRKLVGFGTRNTFSDTVSNTRGIGAARRWIKSEFDNIASGCNCMNVFYQKDFVKKEDGRRIPKDAWIVNVVAIQKGTKYPNRYIIMSGDIDSRASNTMDYKIDAPGANDNASGMAGTMESARVLSKYKFENSIVYVGLSGEEQGLFGGKGLAEYAKKNEWDIIGILNNDMIGNIEGVDGVISNRDFRIFSEPVPPTETENERKMRRFYGGEVDGISRQLARYIHKNTKTYMPEMNPMMIYRLDRFGRGGHHRPFNDLGFAGVRIMEAHENYNRQHQDIRTENGIEYGDVIEGVNFDYAKKLTAVNAINLASLAWAPPAPENVEIGGIVEADTKLKWEAVKGNIAGYKIYWRDTTAPQWQHSRFVGKDTTNFTLEGVVIDNFFFGVSAVGENGHESVVVFPSGTFR
- a CDS encoding YtxH domain-containing protein yields the protein MRSGGKILIGLLSGAAAGIAAGLLFAPKKGKDTRKSIATTSDNYYKDARGRVTDFSDSVNHKIDALKAKTKANLTNSKSEEKINEAKAEIHEMKAS
- a CDS encoding bifunctional alpha,alpha-trehalose-phosphate synthase (UDP-forming)/trehalose-phosphatase; translated protein: MSKTIIISNRLPLKISLDDDELQVTPSVGGLATGLKSFHRDGDSIWIGWSGLTEEEIPDHLEDEVKEKAKAEACVAVNLSEEEVDGFYYGFSNRTIWPLFHYFMEYTEAEHSSWEIYKQVNIKYAKEVLKYYEEGDRVWVHDYQLLLVPKLIRDEQPEAIIGFFNHIPFPSYEVFRTLPWRESVLEGMLGADLIGFHTYDYERHFLSSVTRILRHQVDFNEVTLPERIVKVDSFPMGIDYKKFEDAALNHFRGTEDEQSELQRRLDLHLDATPDAKLILSIDRLDYTKGIANRIRAFEYFLDKYPEFIEKVRLVMLAVPSRSNVPQYQRLKREIDELVGRINGKFSTVSWTPIWYFYRSMPFDNLIDLYTSCDIALLTPIRDGMNLVAKEYIATRTDHTGVLILSEMAGAAHEMNEALIINPNNFEQIAMTLKQAIEMPKDEQIERNKTLQKRLKRYNVEKWAKDFMSALEHTEDNRKSFESIRITPKIADQLVEDYKTSEKRILFLDYDGTLVDFKDKPEDARPDKELIDLVTQLNAQEKTDVVIISGRDKETLGDWWQGTSIELISEHGAWMRQKNCEWELSENVKNEWMDAVRPVIESFVDRTPGTFLEEKNYSLAWHYRKADPELGDLRANELSNTLKGLVSNRGLSVLAGNKVLEIKSSGVNKGKASSKKLVGDNYDFIFAIGDDWTDEYMFEELPRKSYTVKVGIKKTSANYYVNDTKRVREILRSFLE
- a CDS encoding glycoside hydrolase family 15 protein, which gives rise to MDNLDYGIIGNCKSCALVSKTGSMDWCCLPAFDSAAVFAKILDENKGGSFEFKVSDDYNISQEYLWETNILSTVFDNGEDAFQLIDFMPRYPRDDGSYYSPPDVIRFLRLLKGKPKFKVLYNPRLDFAREETYNENKGNYIKSYTTEGKYDSLFFYSSLDLEDILQQREITLTGNAYCLIGYHEKLITQSLDRSYLKFQRTKTYWMNWSEKTTRYSHYSNEIMRSALVLKLLSYKKSGAVLAAATTSLPETIGEERNWDYRFCWIRDASMVIKVMAGLGHVKSAKDFLQFIIDIIPDKDEKIQIMYGIDGQKELTEHILDHLDGYKGSSPVRTGNAAYIQKQNDIYGILMEVIYQQFLQFETSLENSEELWTVVRGIVMIVEENWQKPDKGIWELRTEDRHFVFSKLLCWVAIDRAIKIGEVLRMGINDTHWKALRAEIYDDIYNNGWNEEKQAYTQFYGSSDLDASTLLMESYGFIDAKDPRFVSTVQATEKELCNDGLMYRYKNKDDFGLPSSSFTICTFWLINSLYKIGEEQKAKAMFEQLLSYSNHLGLFSEDIDFETKRLLGNFPQAYSHLALIETAANFSKGHISEENAFSGF
- a CDS encoding mechanosensitive ion channel family protein, with amino-acid sequence MKYIIYGIVGLMISFYLASYLIKKIGKDPRNILPVNFARRIRIPLLLFLLAILLWIGNISDFSNSEEYEYVARHVIIALLTISITWFLIVCLKVFKERMLRKYDVSKVDNLKARKVYTQFTILENIIIFILVILAIGITLMSFESIRSVGVSLLTSAGIAGIIVGLAAQKAIATLLAGIQIAITQPIRLQDAVIVEGEWGWIEEITLTYVVVKVWDKRRLVVPSTYFIENTFQNWTRKSADLMGTVFIYTDYDVSFDAIREEQTRLLEGTPLWDGKVNVLQVTDATEKSVEIRILLSAKDSPTSWDLRVYIREKIIDFIRINYPHSLPKTRVVLPQQDQNPAETTPPPSV